The following proteins come from a genomic window of Pirellula staleyi DSM 6068:
- a CDS encoding dihydrodipicolinate synthase family protein — MMPGTSAERLRGIFTPNIVPLDADGEIHEGELRRYVDWLIDSGVHGLYPNGSTGEFTRFTAEERRRIIEIMADQTAGRVPILAGAAEANTRETIKACEYYYELGCRAVAIVSPFYYKLTPAGVYAYFKEIADNSPIDITLYNIPMFASPIDVPTVQRLAEECERAVAIKDSSGDLPHMMRMIAAVRPLRTDFSFLTGWDAALMPMILVGCDGGTNATSGVVPEITRKLYDLTVSGQIDAARDLQYRLLPLFDAMLYSAEFPDGFRAAMKLRGFEPGPSRQPKSDVQQLQLAKLSDQLQCLLAAEGFTSQPSGGCKPKPAVNEDEVARIVQTVMGELRKHGV, encoded by the coding sequence ATGATGCCTGGAACTTCTGCCGAACGACTCCGCGGTATTTTTACGCCCAACATCGTCCCCCTCGATGCCGATGGCGAGATCCACGAAGGCGAACTGCGCCGCTATGTCGATTGGCTCATCGACTCGGGTGTACATGGGCTTTATCCCAACGGCAGCACCGGCGAGTTCACGCGCTTCACAGCGGAAGAACGTCGACGCATCATCGAGATCATGGCCGATCAGACAGCTGGTCGTGTGCCGATTCTCGCCGGAGCTGCGGAAGCCAACACGCGCGAAACAATCAAGGCGTGCGAGTACTATTACGAGCTCGGCTGTCGCGCCGTCGCGATTGTTTCGCCCTTCTACTACAAGCTGACCCCCGCTGGCGTGTACGCCTATTTCAAAGAGATCGCCGACAACTCGCCGATCGACATCACGCTCTATAACATCCCGATGTTCGCCTCGCCGATCGATGTGCCAACGGTGCAACGCTTGGCAGAAGAATGCGAGCGCGCGGTGGCCATTAAGGATAGCTCGGGAGATCTGCCGCACATGATGCGCATGATCGCTGCCGTGCGACCACTCCGCACCGATTTCAGCTTCCTCACCGGCTGGGATGCGGCGCTGATGCCGATGATTCTGGTCGGCTGCGATGGTGGAACAAACGCCACCAGCGGTGTGGTGCCCGAGATCACGCGCAAGCTCTACGACCTGACGGTGAGTGGCCAAATCGACGCCGCACGCGATCTGCAATATCGCTTGCTGCCGCTGTTCGATGCGATGCTCTACTCGGCTGAATTCCCCGACGGTTTCCGCGCGGCGATGAAGCTTCGAGGCTTCGAGCCCGGTCCAAGTCGTCAGCCGAAGTCCGACGTTCAGCAGTTGCAACTGGCGAAGCTCAGCGATCAGCTGCAATGCTTGCTCGCCGCCGAGGGCTTCACCTCGCAACCATCGGGTGGCTGCAAGCCCAAGCCAGCGGTGAACGAAGACGAAGTTGCCCGCATCGTGCAAACGGTGATGGGTGAACTGCGTAAGCACGGCGTGTAA